A genomic region of Microbacterium schleiferi contains the following coding sequences:
- a CDS encoding DUF4012 domain-containing protein, translated as MTTVDGDRQADSVPAGEPSSHSEPALSAGRSSDSPAVAPRTRSSASSVTPMTRREARKRRAPARPLARHAAPESGASRRRRGWRTFWIALSPLGLIVVGTVILGGVFALQVLEVRDDLETVKSQLGGLAEAAVSGNVDSLQQAGDEVVARTQRASETANGPLWDLASTLPRIGNNVLAVRTVAEAVNAIASQSIPPVVNMVAAANVDQQRAEGSLGINLQPFLEAETVLPTVISSFEEASTIAASMDRTDVLPAVYEPMDEMVGLLDQAVPILKVAQENLPALLHAAGANGPMLYQVMIQTPAEIRATGGGVAHWLILKVDNGQAELVGQDNGVDLMYSRLPSLGFDTENGSLITFPRSVRSLYPPELNNWSSNFTMTPEFPRAVDLFQATREWEDLPEFDGAISIDPIVLAHLIEATGPLTLDSGEQVTAENTASLLMSEPYERYGADNAAMDAFFNEVTSKMFSALTSGNWEFSAMWDQLVRSAGEGRIQMWFADPSLEAFATEYGLDASLREDNTDATQLGIYFNDYSIGKLNYHLTYDQHATCNVDERTITVTMNLHNSITKDIKSEYTLGLRNANRGIDPRTMMLDVLFFAPPGGEILWTDPKRGDWQDGAFHDRSGTDHGNEGLSRTLLLPMGKSRTISYEVQLPDGPLGPLQLRHTPGANDTQVTVDANCASLFASPEGSTNISLTKIG; from the coding sequence GTGACCACCGTTGACGGCGACCGGCAGGCCGATTCCGTCCCGGCAGGCGAGCCCTCCTCCCACAGTGAGCCTGCCCTGAGCGCGGGTCGCTCGTCGGATTCGCCGGCCGTCGCACCGCGAACTCGGTCGAGTGCGTCATCCGTCACCCCGATGACCCGTCGCGAGGCGCGAAAGCGACGGGCCCCCGCGCGACCGCTCGCCCGCCACGCCGCGCCGGAGTCGGGAGCGTCGCGCAGGCGCCGTGGATGGCGCACCTTCTGGATCGCGCTCAGCCCTCTCGGTCTGATCGTCGTCGGAACCGTCATCCTCGGAGGCGTCTTCGCGCTGCAGGTCCTCGAGGTCCGTGACGACCTCGAAACCGTCAAGTCACAACTGGGCGGGCTCGCCGAGGCCGCGGTGTCGGGTAACGTCGACAGCCTGCAGCAGGCGGGCGATGAGGTCGTAGCGCGCACACAGCGCGCCTCCGAGACCGCTAACGGACCGCTGTGGGATCTGGCATCCACGCTCCCCCGGATCGGCAACAATGTGCTCGCCGTTCGTACTGTCGCCGAGGCAGTGAACGCGATCGCTAGCCAGTCGATCCCACCCGTCGTGAACATGGTCGCTGCCGCGAACGTCGACCAGCAGCGGGCCGAGGGAAGCCTCGGGATCAACCTGCAACCGTTCCTCGAAGCCGAGACGGTGTTGCCAACCGTCATCTCCTCCTTCGAAGAAGCCTCGACCATCGCGGCAAGCATGGACCGTACGGATGTCTTGCCCGCCGTCTACGAGCCGATGGATGAGATGGTCGGGCTGCTCGACCAGGCGGTGCCGATCCTCAAGGTTGCGCAAGAGAACCTCCCGGCCCTCCTGCACGCCGCCGGTGCTAATGGGCCGATGCTTTACCAGGTCATGATCCAGACACCCGCCGAGATCCGGGCGACCGGCGGCGGTGTCGCCCACTGGCTCATCCTCAAGGTCGACAATGGCCAGGCCGAGCTCGTGGGTCAAGACAATGGCGTCGACCTCATGTACTCGCGGCTTCCGTCGCTGGGCTTCGACACCGAGAACGGGTCGTTGATCACGTTCCCTCGCAGCGTTCGGTCGCTCTACCCCCCGGAACTCAACAACTGGTCCTCGAACTTCACGATGACGCCGGAATTCCCGCGCGCGGTCGACCTCTTCCAGGCGACACGCGAATGGGAGGACCTGCCGGAATTCGACGGTGCGATCTCGATCGATCCCATCGTGCTTGCCCACCTCATCGAGGCGACCGGGCCCCTCACCCTCGATTCGGGAGAGCAGGTCACGGCCGAGAACACGGCGTCGCTGCTCATGAGCGAACCGTACGAGCGCTACGGCGCCGACAACGCCGCAATGGATGCGTTCTTCAACGAGGTGACCTCGAAGATGTTCAGCGCCCTCACCAGCGGCAACTGGGAATTCAGCGCCATGTGGGACCAGCTCGTGCGCAGCGCGGGCGAAGGTCGCATTCAGATGTGGTTCGCGGACCCCAGCCTGGAAGCATTCGCAACCGAGTACGGCCTCGACGCGTCGCTGCGGGAAGACAACACGGATGCCACCCAGCTCGGCATCTATTTCAACGACTACTCCATCGGCAAACTGAACTATCACCTGACCTACGATCAGCACGCCACCTGCAACGTCGACGAGCGCACCATCACCGTCACAATGAACCTGCACAACAGCATCACCAAAGACATCAAGAGCGAGTACACGCTCGGGCTTCGCAACGCGAACCGCGGGATCGACCCACGCACGATGATGCTCGACGTCCTGTTCTTCGCGCCGCCCGGTGGGGAGATCCTCTGGACCGATCCAAAGCGGGGCGATTGGCAGGATGGCGCGTTCCACGATCGCTCGGGAACCGACCACGGGAACGAAGGGCTGAGCCGCACCCTGCTGCTGCCGATGGGCAAGTCGCGCACGATCTCGTACGAGGTTCAGCTCCCCGACGGGCCACTCGGACCGCTGCAGCTGCGTCACACGCCGGGCGCGAACGACACGCAGGTCACGGTCGACGCGAACTGCGCGAGCTTGTTCGCCAGCCCCGAGGGATCGACCAACATCTCCCTGACGAAGATCGGCTGA
- a CDS encoding HAD family hydrolase, producing the protein MTDAGVPPAGELEAVPEEDAAEIVEELADETERHPRRTSRLLIALDIDGTVLLEDETLSPGVVEAVEHARRAGHEVMLATGRSWSSTRGVVRVLEIEPDYVVCSNGTVILKKVEGDEVLYEQVHTETFDATEVVTLLREHLPDAKYMVELEDGSRLYTEELDDWNLLGARRVAFDELTREPVCRVVVVSPDHAEGDFVDLVAQVGLNEVSYAIGWTAWLDIAPPGIDKSTALEMVRGWLGFDPHEVLVIGDGRNDLGMFAWALEHGGRAIAMAQGPQEVLDAAGEITASVHEGGVAAILRAL; encoded by the coding sequence GTGACGGATGCCGGGGTGCCGCCCGCCGGCGAGCTCGAAGCGGTTCCCGAAGAGGATGCCGCCGAGATCGTCGAGGAACTCGCCGACGAGACCGAGCGCCACCCGCGGAGGACGTCGCGGCTGCTCATCGCCCTCGACATCGACGGCACGGTTCTGCTCGAAGACGAGACGCTCAGCCCCGGCGTCGTGGAGGCCGTGGAGCACGCACGTCGCGCCGGGCACGAGGTCATGCTCGCAACAGGTCGGTCGTGGTCGAGCACCCGCGGGGTGGTTCGCGTCCTCGAGATCGAACCCGACTACGTCGTCTGCTCGAACGGCACCGTCATCCTCAAGAAGGTCGAGGGTGACGAGGTGCTCTACGAGCAGGTGCATACCGAGACCTTCGACGCGACTGAGGTCGTCACTCTGCTGCGCGAGCATCTGCCCGACGCGAAGTACATGGTCGAGCTCGAAGATGGCAGCCGCCTGTACACCGAGGAACTCGACGACTGGAACCTTCTCGGCGCCCGCCGCGTCGCGTTCGACGAACTCACCCGTGAACCGGTGTGCCGCGTTGTCGTCGTCTCACCCGATCACGCCGAGGGGGACTTCGTCGACCTCGTCGCGCAGGTCGGCCTCAACGAGGTCTCGTACGCGATCGGATGGACCGCCTGGCTCGACATCGCCCCGCCGGGAATCGACAAATCCACGGCGCTGGAGATGGTGCGCGGGTGGCTCGGCTTCGACCCGCACGAGGTTCTCGTGATCGGCGATGGCCGCAACGACCTCGGCATGTTCGCGTGGGCGCTCGAGCACGGCGGTCGTGCGATCGCGATGGCGCAGGGCCCCCAGGAGGTCCTCGACGCCGCGGGCGAGATCACGGCATCCGTTCACGAGGGCGGCGTCGCAGCCATCCTTCGCGCGCTCTGA